The window TGCAAACAGTGGGCCCCACATCTGCGTCAAAGGTAGCCATAAGAACAAGAAGCTTAGTCATCAGTTCTCTCTAATTAGAGAGACGAGCGACGAAGACATCATAGAATACTACGGTCAAGAAAAAGTGGTAACAATCTGCGAAAAAGCTGGGGTTGGGTTTGTCGAAGATTCTTTTTGTTTTCACAAAGGCGTTCTTCCAGTTAAACGCGACCGACTCATATTAGAAATCAAATATGCCCTTAATAACTTTGGCAGGATTCTCTGAAGCTACTTGAGCCCGACTCTGCCCAGAGGGCTTTGGCGCTCTCCAACATACCCCAGCTGCTCGGCATCGAGTTTTATACTGTTGATCCACGACCTGATCCCTGAATTTGTTGATGGTAAGGAGACCTGCCTAGCTTATCGTCGATGAGTCGGCCGATTAGAGCTTTTTCCTCATTGATGAACTGGGCAATAGCAGTTCGAAACTGCGGATGAAAAATCCAATGCGCACTGTAGTTAAGTTCCGGGAGAAAGCCGCGTGGGAACTTATGTTCTCCCTGAGCTCCGGCTTCAAAGAGTGTGATGTTATTGCGTATGGCATAGTCAATGGACTGGTAATAGCAAAGCTCGAAATGTAAATGTCTCACGTATTCATCAGCGCCCCAATAGCGGCCGTAAAGATGATCTCCTTTTCGATAATTGATTGTGCCTGCTATTTCCTTTCCCCGGTCGTAAGCAAAAATAAGAACCAGTCGATCTTTCATCGTTTCCATTACCGTATCGAAAAATCCAGATGTAAGATAGGGAAAACCGCCCATTTTTTCTATCGTCGAACGATAGAACCGGTAGATGATGCTGGCATGCCTAGGAAGAATAGCCTTACCTGTAACCGCCGCGATCTCAAACCCTCGTGCTATTAATTGCTCTCGTTCCCGTACGATCTGTTTCTTTCTTTTTGTCTTAAGATGGTCCAAAAAATCGGGAAAGTCCCGATACTCTCTATTAAACCAGTTGTACTGAAAGCTATGTCTTATTACAAAACCGCTTTCAGCGAAATGAGGGACTTCTTCCGGTGGGAGGAAAAGACCATGCACGGAATGACATCCTTTCTCTTCGGCCAATGCCAGTATTGCAGAAATTAGTGCGCGTGAGACAGCTTCTCTGTCCGCATTCGGGCGTAACAGGATCTTGGCGCCCGTAGCAGGAGTAAACGGTATGGCGGAAACCAGCTTTGGATAGTAAGGCAGCGCGTACCGATGATAGGCTTCTGCCCATTCCCAGTCGAAAATGTATTCTCCATAACTATTAGTTTTAAGATAGACAAAGGTTGCTCCCACAAGCTCGACTCCCTGCCATACAGTGAGATAGTGAGGTATCCAGCCCGTTTCACTCCCAACACTCTGACTCGTTTCAAGCGCCAGTAGGTACTCGTAATCTGAAAAAGGAAAATTAAGCGAGGTAATTTGACCCCAGTCCTGTTTCTGAATATCTTTCATGGAATGAAAGGTCTTTATTTGGTAAGGCGATATTGCCATGAGTAAGTTCTGTTCACCCAATGAATTAGAAAATATCAGTTCCGCTACGATCGAACATTACGACGCAAATGCCAATAGTTTTTGGCACGGGACAAAAGATCACGATGTGACG is drawn from Pseudomonadota bacterium and contains these coding sequences:
- a CDS encoding GNAT family N-acetyltransferase, which produces MKDIQKQDWGQITSLNFPFSDYEYLLALETSQSVGSETGWIPHYLTVWQGVELVGATFVYLKTNSYGEYIFDWEWAEAYHRYALPYYPKLVSAIPFTPATGAKILLRPNADREAVSRALISAILALAEEKGCHSVHGLFLPPEEVPHFAESGFVIRHSFQYNWFNREYRDFPDFLDHLKTKRKKQIVREREQLIARGFEIAAVTGKAILPRHASIIYRFYRSTIEKMGGFPYLTSGFFDTVMETMKDRLVLIFAYDRGKEIAGTINYRKGDHLYGRYWGADEYVRHLHFELCYYQSIDYAIRNNITLFEAGAQGEHKFPRGFLPELNYSAHWIFHPQFRTAIAQFINEEKALIGRLIDDKLGRSPYHQQIQGSGRGSTV